A stretch of DNA from Micromonospora peucetia:
GGCGATCCGCTGCCGGCGGCTGGAGATGGTTCCCGTCGAGTGCGTCGCCCGGGGCTACCTGACCGGCGGCGGCCTGAAGGACTACCAGCGCACCGGGGCGGTTTCCGGCGTCGAGCTGCCGCGCGGCCTGGTCGAGGCGTCCATCCTGCCCGAGCCGATCTTCACCCCGTCGACCAAGGCGCCGGTGGGTGAGCACGACGAGCCGATCACCTTCGCCGAGGTGGTGGACAAGGTCGGCGCCGAGACCGCCGAGCGGCTGCGCCGGATCACGATCGACGTCTACCGCCGGGGCGCCGAGCTGGCCGCCGACCGGGGCATCCTGGTCGCCGACACCAAGATCGAGCTGGGCTGGGCGCCGGACGGCACCCTGACCGTCGGCGACGAACTGCTCACCTCCGACTCGTCCCGGTTCTGGCCGGCGGAGTCGTACCAGCCGGGCCGGGCGCAGTTCTCCTACGACAAGCAGTACGTCCGGGACTGGGCGGTGCAGAGCGGCTGGGACAAGCAGGCCCCGGCGCCCGAGGTGCCGGCCGAGGTGGTCGAGGCGACCCGGGCCCGCTACGTGGACGTGTACGAGAAGCTCACCGGCAACCGCTGGAACTGAGCCCGCACGGCGGTCAGTTCTCCCAGTCGAGGGTGCGCTGGACGGCCTTGCGCCAGTTGCGCAGCTCCCGCTCCCGGTGCGCCGGCTCCATCGTCGACTCCCACTGCGCGTCGGAGCGCCACTGGCCGCGCAGCGTCGCCAGGTCCGGCCAGAAGCCGACCGCCAGGCCGGCCGCATACGCGGCACCGAGGCAGGTGGTCTCGGTGATCCGGGACCGGACCACCGGCACGTCGAGCACGTCGGCGAGGAACTGCATCAGCAGCCGGTTGGCCGTCATCCCGCCGTCCACCCGGAGCCGGCGCAGCGCTACGTCGGAGTCGGCGTTCATCGCGTCGACCACCTCGCGGGTCTGCCAGGCCGACGCCTCCAGCGCCGCCCGGGCCAGGTGCCCCTTCGTGATGTAGCCGGTCAGGCCGGCGATCACCCCGCGTGCGTCGCTGCGCCAGTGCGGGGCGAACAACCCGGAGAAGGCCGGCACGACGTAACAGCCGCCGTTGTCGTCGACGGTGCGGGCCAGCTCCTCCACCTCGGGCGCGGTGGAGATCAACCCGA
This window harbors:
- a CDS encoding phosphoribosylaminoimidazolesuccinocarboxamide synthase; its protein translation is MELLHSGKVRDVYADGEDLILVASDRISIYDVVLPTPIPDKGKLLTALSLWWFEQLADVVPNHVISATDVPAEFAGRAIRCRRLEMVPVECVARGYLTGGGLKDYQRTGAVSGVELPRGLVEASILPEPIFTPSTKAPVGEHDEPITFAEVVDKVGAETAERLRRITIDVYRRGAELAADRGILVADTKIELGWAPDGTLTVGDELLTSDSSRFWPAESYQPGRAQFSYDKQYVRDWAVQSGWDKQAPAPEVPAEVVEATRARYVDVYEKLTGNRWN